The DNA region attgaatatgtcatccttatcattttaaaattttaagtgacgggtaaaaatagactatgaccggatttttatgaccctgtcagtcaaaatgacagacaacgaaaatgtctagcgcaacctctggtggtACGTATACTGAATTCATTTAAAAGGCTTCTGAAGCTATGGCACTGTTGTGATTCCCTTGAAGAAGTTCTCAAATGTATCCTCTACATTTTCCCTGGTAAAAACTTGCAGTACCTTTTGCAAGCATCTTAAGACTGacatttttctttgctttttttgCCTGCATATTTGTGATCCGTACCATAGAGCAGtgattttcaacctttttttcaatCGTGCCCGtgtgaaatattttttcagCCAAGAACCCTTTAACCAGTGCAAagcctttttgggttgaaaaaaaagaaattaaacatGCCATCGGTGTCTGATTTATTAAAATTTAGCACCTTACAAACTTCATTTGTATTGGTCTCCAAAAACATGATCAACATAAGATTTTGGATCATAGAAGAGATCTGTTCTCAAAAAAGAAAACACttaattacaggtagtccccgagttACGACATACCTGACTTGCGTGATTTCATCTATACGACGCTGGCTCTCGTACTCCCTTTGTCAttagtagcttttttttttttttttttttttttttcggtttcTTGTCCGCCATTTTACGCTCATTATTttcatataatacatgttatttgaaatttagggggtatttaggggtacttaaagggctaTTTCTGACATACGCGGAAATTTGGATACATCACCAGCGTAGGATTGTAACTCTTTtgtaacccgaggactacctCTATTAATAAATATTTGTCCACAAAAAATAATCAACATAAAGTGTCAGACCTCTTCtcaaaaagaaataattataaataaatatttgtccacagaaaaaaatttaacataaAGTGCCTTCTTTTGGGATTAGAGTAGAGATCTGCTcacaaaaataaattgttgaattATTTATTAAGACTTAATATGGCGCTGCAGATGCGCTGGCTTCAGAGATcggtagagtagcccaaaaatTATACTCAAGTAAGATTGGCGCTACTTCCAAAAAATAtttctcaagtacaagtaaaagtagtcatcaaaaaaatgtactcaagtacaagtaaaaaagtacttgttgaaaagaatactcaagtaatgagtaaactgcttacaatgatttttttttaaacaaatttttttttcagcacaaagttacagagtctatatgaactgttattattatactttgaagAAGAAGACTATAACCTACTGTACTACATGACCACATtaagacaaagaaaaaaaaatcactgaattccggcgagagaaaaaaaaaacgaaattaagcatcattcgtccaaagaacatgagtcccctcaagtggaaaaaaaaaatcctattatAAAACTAAAAGGACAGTTTCTCCGGTTTCCATggttggtcaatcggtgccaaatcatAACTGGGGGAGAGGTaaataaatgcgctatataagtactctccatttaccatttaaaatcTGTGCTTTCATGTCATGTCTAACCCCTATGTGAAATACTGAATTTttaatggtgctttaaagacgccacatgattgaacaggcaggagtgatcatagaatggcaagcttgagtctggtaTAATggggtcatgtgattattgttgcgacatctcattggtaaaACTGGTAGCACTACTGTAGGTGTCTCTggcaacaagaaaaaaagtcaaatctaatatgtagaataaagaggaaaaatgcaatgactagtgtagcccaaagtagccgaTTAAGAGttgcatttcttcttcacagatgtactcaggtaaaagtaaaaagtatggcctaGTAAAGctgctcttagaagtacatttttctcaaaaagttactcaagtaaatgcaacGGAGTAAATGCAACGCGTTACTTCCCACATCTGGCTGGCTTCATGCAACTGTTAGTTAATGTTGCCAATTTAGCGACTTTTCTCGCTTAATCTGGCAACTTTCCAAAGCCTGTTGCAGActtattttttgtcaaaagcGACAAGCGACAAATGTAGCAACTTTTCcgggtgtttttttttactcactttTTGCTTCTCTTACGACGTTATTCCGCTCTCCTACAGCGTCCATTaaaattacaggtagtccccaggttacgatgtATCCGCCTTATGTGATTTGAACTTTACAACGGGGGAGTTCCGTCCGCCATTTtgcttgtgtatttttttttttttttataatgttgacttttgttttgtgatgctttTATTATGGCGcgggaagcgtagagcaggtagtacttcagcACGTAGATAAGAACGCATGTGCGCACGCGTTCGCTCCCACATGGAGACGTCGTACAGCCGAGTGAGTGAGAGAGGGGAaacattacagctgcaagcctgcgtgcacatttgttgcttgtgaagcatccacagagcaacaactgtatataacaccttttgtactgtttattgtgcattttcaattgtggtcgaatacttggagcgagtttatgtgattgtttttgaagaTGTGCGGACATTAAATGATACATGCTAagcgtttgtgtggattgttattgctgtttcAGCTGCTAGCTATAATCACaactttgaattgctgttatcgaAGAtaagactgatttaatttcatttttctttcaGTTTCATTCATACATGGAcgtctgacattgtcattttggagtatagctcgctgtctagctaggacttagcttcaATGTATTGGCGAAGACAGTACAATGGTGTAGgctataatatattttttcggatagttattttgagatttagagggTTTTTAGGGGTGCATAAAAGGGTTCATTCctatttacgtggaaattcgggttatttctccagcgtaggaatggaactcattcgtaatcCGGGGACTAGCTGTCCATGCAAATGGTCAAATATGCAAATTAGGTGATGACGTCATTTAGCGACTTCTCACAACTTTTAGGGCAGCCAATTGGTACTTTCCATACTGGGGAGTTTCTCCACACAGAAAAAACACAGTACCTTGGGTGGGTGGCAACTTGTGGGTATAAATCCAATTAAGACCAAATATCTTCAACATAGAACCATAATTTTGCCGACTCTAGTTTGGCCTTCTACTGTACTTGTGCCTCCGTTTTTTAGAAGACTTACGCTTCAACCACGACTCCATTGTTTGCGTCTTCAAGTTCCGAGTGGTGGCACGTGACAAGTTGTGTCGAATCATTGTAGCGTAGGGGAAAAGCTgagtttttaaaataatgaaattgaATAACCTACTGAACATAAAATTTGTTTTATGAACTTATATTTTCCTGAAACATTTAATTAAttcaataattatttttaaagggcttttgcatgtttgtttatttaaaatCTTGTGAACCCCCTGGAGTTCCTTCAGTAACCCCAGGGCTATGCATACCCCCATTTGAGAACAAATGCCTTAGAGTGTTGTGCAACAGAGAAATACACAACAAAGTGCAAGTTCTAATTTCCCTTGGAGTAATGCATTATAAAGGCAATGTGTTAAGAAGTTATACAAaggtaataatgataataataataatactgtagTCAAAAACACACAATTACAGGACATTTAAGTTCAGAAATGGCCCTTTTTCATGATTCATTACTTCGGTGTAGACTGGGGAAAAAATAGAAACTCTAAACTTATTTCTGACAGTGCTGGTTAGCTGATTGGAGGAAACAGGAGGAAAGCAAAAATTCATACAGTTGAATGAAATGCATCTAATTGTGTCACTTCAGCTTCTGTGCCTATTCATTTCACTTCAGCGCATTTATTGATTATGCCACGAAAGAACTGCAGGCCTAAGACCTTGTTCTTGTGAGTCGCTGTCCATTCAGTACCACTCAACGAAAGAGCAGTTGGGAAATAAGAGGAACTAGGAAAAGCCAAATAAACTTTTAACTGTCTTGTAACCTCCAATAGAAGGTAAAAGGCAATCAATACTATACGGTTCCGATAATGGATACAAGATTAACATTGCACAGCCAGaacagtcttttttttaaatgaaaaaatggcATTTGCGAAATCACATGTGCACACGTATCATTCTGAAAGATATGTATTTCTGAAAGTACTCACCGGCAGAATGGCCACGGTTCGTGGCATCGTGGTCACTGTCGCCTTGCTCACTATCACCATGACCACTGTCTTTAGAGCTGACGATATCTGCTTCTTGGAAGGCTGAACTGTAGGAGAGAGGCACAATACAGCTAGTCACAGGGGGGTAGGAGAACAAACATAATTCATGGGTAGAGACGGAGGCCAAACCGTAATAGTGGGAGGGGGATTAAAAGAAAGGCCAGGAGATTGCAAGAGAGAGCGGGAGAGAGACTGAAAGAAAGAGAACGTGGGAGAGAGactgaaagagagagagagagagagagagagagagagagagagagagagagagagagagagagagagagatagagAGAGAGAACCCACTAACACATAAATGCGTTAATACCGTCACGGCGGCCATCATGATTCTAAATTGGATGTTACACATGGCATGTAATGAAATCCAGTCTTAGAGCTTTAATAGGTACCGCTCTGCCAGTTATGggactggtgccaaattgaagaGCTACATTACGGACACATTGGGAACCATGTAGTCTCTCAGAGCCACAATTAATGATGCAGAATCCACAAGACTAATACTGATGGGTGTAATATTCAGTTTTATAGATCTGTGAATAGACTGTGGTTCCCTTTGCCCAGCTAGATGTTAGCGGTCCTCTGGTAGTGAGTGGTTATGTGGTCCGTCTAGCTCAGTCAGCACATTGCTAATATCCAGATGTGTGTGCCTCTGTGAGTGTGAGCAAGCGAGAAGAGTGCACTTTTTGCTACCTGTTAACACGTCTTGGTCTGTCCACTAGGTAGCTGAGTTCCGCACGTTGATGTTTATTCtagaaaatgtattaaaaaaaaaaaaaaagtcatttcaactAAAAGTAGACACGTGAATACAATCATTCGAGGAACACATGGGACAAGAAATGCATACATTGAAAACTAGGAATGCTGTGGAACAAGAAGTGTGAATGTAGAATGCATCCACTTGCACGCACGCATCCACTTAATGACTGGGTGAGAAGAGAGCAGTGGAGAGTAGGTTAGGAGGCGATTGAATGTGTAAATGATTGAGCCAGCCTACGCTAGGACTGAACAACCTTTGTTCACGCTGCTGCCATGCTGGGTCGTGCAAAGAATACTTAAATCTTAGCAAAGGCAAGACTGTGACTGGCTGTCTGGCAAAACTCCAGCCACACtgcaatcaacaaaaaagcttCAAGTCCTCAAAGCTCTCTGGTGCAAAACGCACAGGCTGAGCACAAAATGGGGCCACCAACTCACTTATCGCATTTCTTCTCACTTTTCTGCTTCAATATATCTTGGGAGTCTAAGTAAATGTATTATACACAAACAAACATTATCTTTATatgaatgtaaataaatattatgcacacaCACAGGGCGATGTAATTTGAGCTGCCTTCCAGGCAGTTAGTTAGGTGCTCAGCTAttatttaggggaaaaaaaatggaacaaatCAAGTCCCCCTATTTGGCAATTTCCCAGAACAAAAATGGTTTTGGATGCAGTTACACAATGTACAAACGCTGCAATaaactatgtgtgtgtgtgtgtgtgtgtatatatgtatgtatgcatgtatgtatgcatgtatatactgtatattacagtatatatatatatatatatatatatatatatatatatatatatatatatatatatatatatatatgacatcCTAAATAATATGAAAGTATACTtttgtaaaaatataaaaactaaaaaatttaGATCTCGTTAGAGAAAAAATACACACCAACCGTCTGCTTTATCCGACATGagaagataaaaaaataaaaggccaCATGAGATGTAGCAACAATTGACTAGTACAATCTCCATTACGCGTGGAAATGATTAAAGGCCTCAGAGCTTAACAGTGAGTCAATAAAATGCGCACTTTTCAGAGGACTTTGCTTTTAAATTAAGTGAATAGAAAAGGCAATGGATGAATACAATCATGTTAAATGTTAACATTACATGCATCTGGTGAGGGAATGTCACTTACCTCACTGGAAAGAATGCTGCCGTTGGATATGATGTCCGGTTGTTGGTCGCTGTAACCAGTAACTAAGGCGCCACACGGGTTGGTGTGATCCGTATCATTACTTCGTGAGGGACTGCATGGTTTTAGGAACATCAGATCAGTTTTGGCAGACTCTGGTGTCAGACAAACTTGGTAGCAGTAGGAGTTCTGGTTCTGGTGGTGGTGGGAGCCAAATCCTCCTCCCACACTCCCCACTCCCGACTCCTCCACAGGTACCTGCCCCACAGGCCCAACACCTGATGTCACATTGGTACTCTGGACCAACATGATGTCGGACTTACTCAATTTCTTCTGCTTGCGGCCTCGAGCGTGCCTGCTGCAACAGGAGCCGCAACACATGCAGCAGTCGCCAGCCAACAGGCAAGTGTACAGGTTTAGTTTCTTGTCCTTTTGACAACGTACGGCTAAGACAATCATAGCCAACAGAAAAACGAAAGACACGGAGCCAAGAGCTATAATCAGAATGAGTGTCAGGTCAAGAGAGGTCTCCTTCGCCTTGGAGGCAGTGCCACGATCCCCACTGCGACCTTCGACCACACTGTCCACTAATATCACGCTCACGCTTGCTGACGATGATAAGGGGGGCTGCCCGTTGTCCCTTACTTCTATTAGCAGGTCATAATGGCCCTGAGAGTCCCGTTTGTGAGAGACCCGACGTGCGGTCCTCAGCTCTCCTGTCCTCCAGTCCATACGAAATGTGCCCAGTTCGTTGCCCCGCAAGATGCTGTAGGTCACTCGAGCGTTCTCGCCATCGTCTGCATCCATCGCCACGACACGTGTCACAAGGTAGCCAGGCTCAGCAGAACGTGGCAGGGGCTCTTTAGCGGTGCCATTTTTACCAATGGGGGCTATGACAGTTGGGGCATTGTCATTTTGGTCCACTATTATGACGTTCACAGTCGCATTAGAGAAGAGCTCAGGTGTTCCGGAGTCCTTTGCCTGGACCATGAAGCTGAACTCTTTGAGCTGTTCATAATCAAAAGAGCGCAGTGCGTAAAGGTAACCAGTGTCCTGATTTATGGAAACGTAAGTGTCCACAGACATGCTCTGTATGTCACACTCCAATATGGAGTAAGTGATGAGAGCATTCTGACCAATATCAGGGTCTAACGCGCTCACAGCGTGTATGAAAGCTCCAGGCACATTATTCTCTGTCACATACACTTCATAAACCACCTGTGTAAAACGGGGCGCGTTGTCATTCTCGTCAGAGACGTGAACTTTAATGGACTTACTGGTGGCAAGAGCGGGCTGGCCTTTATCTTTTGCCACCACTGTGATAGTATATGACTCTGTGATCTCTCTGTCCAGAGGGCCGTCCGTCACGATTGTGtaatagtttttaaaagacGACTTGAGCTTAAAAGGAACATCTCCGAGGATCTCACAGCTCATCAGACCATTCTCAcctgagtcccgatccgatacgctGAAAAGTGCGATCACGGTGCCAGGTGCATCCTGCTCGCTCACAGACTCAGTCACAGTGCTGAAGCCAATTTCTGGAGTGTTATCATTCACATCCACGAGTTTCACGAGCACTTTACAATGAGCGGGGACAGCGTTAGCCCCCAAATCTTTAGCCTGCACATAAATCTGGTGTGTGTTGCTCTCCTCATAGTCCACCTCACCGGCCACTTCGATCCTGCCTGTTCTGGCATCGATGCTGAATAAATCTTTAATCCGCGGGGTATTGTGGTTGCTGAACGAATAAATAATTTCCCCGTTTTGCCCCTCGTCAACATCAGTAGCGTTGAGTTGAATAACTTGGGTGCCCACGGGGGAATTCTCCTGTAAGCTAACTGTGTAGACGGACTGGTCAAAAGTGGGCGCGTTGTCGTTTGAGTCGAGAACTTTAACGACCAGGAGGGCGGTTCCGGTGCGCTGCGGGTTGCCTCCGTCCACAGCCGTGAGCACGTAGCGATGCACAGCTTGCTGCTCCCTGTCCAGAGGCTTCTCCAGCACTAACTCCGCAAACTTGTTCCCGTCACTTTGAGTCTGCACGTCCAGGTAGAAATTGTTATTATTGGTGATGGCGTATGTGCTGAGAGCGTTCGCGCCCACGTCCGGGTCGAATGCGTTCTCCACTGGGAAGCGCGTCCCGGGGATGGCGCTCTCGGATATCTCCACTGAAATGTCAGCTTCGGGAAAACTGGGTGGGTTGTCGTTGATATCCATCACTTCAATCTCGACGCGAAACAGTTCTAATGGATTCTCCAAAAACACCTCCAGGTGCAATAGGCACGGGATGGTCTGCTTGCAGATTTCTTCCCGGTCAATTTTTTCTCTCACCACAAGCGCGCCGTTTTCTAAATTCATTTCCAGGTAAGGTGTCCGTGAACTAGGCACTGTCTGGAAGCGGCGAGCGGAAAGTTTAGTAAtgtccagccccaaatcctccgCGATATTCCCGACCACAGTCCCGGGTTCCTGCTCCTCTGCCACTGAGTAGCGGAGCTGAGAGAGCGCTCCTTCCAGGATGGAGACCAGTAAAAGCAATCGAATCATGCTTACTCCCTCAAAGAGCACTTCAAGACGAGGGGAGAaaagtacttttttaaaaaaaatgtactccttattttttacaagaaaggcgCATTTCCCAAGTTATCTGGCTGCAAAAAGGCAGTCAGCGTgaatggaggaaaaaaaggttGCGAGTTTCCTCTCCTTTGACATGAGCGGTGTGAAGCACAGCCATCTGATCCGAGCACCTCCGATTTAATCAATTCTGCAGCCGGCTGTGAGATTTGGCGTCAGACTGGAGCCAGGGTGCATATAGCCAACACTTCCTGTGCGTACAAAGAGTGCCGTTTTCTTCTTAAAAAGTCACACAACAAAAACAGGCAATTCCTGGCATTTAGAAGGGAGTGGGCGGGGAcgaggggaaaaaattaaataacatttctatacAAGACAATGACGAATAGGAGGTATTTCCCCCTCAACTTCGCTGCATGAATGTAATCGGTGTGTCAGTGCGCTCAAAGCGGATGATGTTCTCAGCTCGGCTTCTGTCAGGCGAGTGTGAGCAGCGGGTTGGTTTTGCGCGCAGCTTCTTTCCCCACTAGCCAATGGTGAGCTCAAAGACCGCGCGAAATGCCACCTGATTGGGGCTTCGCGACGCCAGCCAGAGCGCGCACTGGAGCCTCTCAACAAAACCAGTTAAGTGCAGTTGCGCTCCTCATCTCTTCTCTCCCTTGCCTCTTCTCCTCCAGGCCAAGCTTGGGTAGTAACAGggaaattaaaatgttttacacATTCGCCGAATTAAAGTCCGATAATGCAGTCGAGGAAATTATGGTTCTGGTCTGAAATGTACCCGTTATAATTATATTGGTCATCATAATGTCTACTTTACCGCGTAAAAATATCACATTTCGCAACAAGACGTTCTAATGTTGCCGTGCAATTATTACAGCATGCAGGGGTCGGAAACTAATGCACGAGTCAGATAAAAGACGCTATAAAGATAATAGGCCTATAAAGATGTTCACAGCCAAGGCCACCATGGAAACATCTAGTGCAAGTAAAACTATCGACTGAACTCCAGTGCCTCCTTTGCCATGCATAAGGGCAATAACTCTGGACTCAACGTGTTTTGTACAAAGTTGCATTTCCTTTGTTATTTGGGAGTTGTCACCACATGGGAATCCCATCAGAGTACGATCACACAT from Corythoichthys intestinalis isolate RoL2023-P3 chromosome 8, ASM3026506v1, whole genome shotgun sequence includes:
- the LOC130920331 gene encoding protocadherin-10-like isoform X3; translated protein: MIRLLLLVSILEGALSQLRYSVAEEQEPGTVVGNIAEDLGLDITKLSARRFQTVPSSRTPYLEMNLENGALVVREKIDREEICKQTIPCLLHLEVFLENPLELFRVEIEVMDINDNPPSFPEADISVEISESAIPGTRFPVENAFDPDVGANALSTYAITNNNNFYLDVQTQSDGNKFAELVLEKPLDREQQAVHRYVLTAVDGGNPQRTGTALLVVKVLDSNDNAPTFDQSVYTVSLQENSPVGTQVIQLNATDVDEGQNGEIIYSFSNHNTPRIKDLFSIDARTGRIEVAGEVDYEESNTHQIYVQAKDLGANAVPAHCKVLVKLVDVNDNTPEIGFSTVTESVSEQDAPGTVIALFSVSDRDSGENGLMSCEILGDVPFKLKSSFKNYYTIVTDGPLDREITESYTITVVAKDKGQPALATSKSIKVHVSDENDNAPRFTQVVYEVYVTENNVPGAFIHAVSALDPDIGQNALITYSILECDIQSMSVDTYVSINQDTGYLYALRSFDYEQLKEFSFMVQAKDSGTPELFSNATVNVIIVDQNDNAPTVIAPIGKNGTAKEPLPRSAEPGYLVTRVVAMDADDGENARVTYSILRGNELGTFRMDWRTGELRTARRVSHKRDSQGHYDLLIEVRDNGQPPLSSSASVSVILVDSVVEGRSGDRGTASKAKETSLDLTLILIIALGSVSFVFLLAMIVLAVRCQKDKKLNLYTCLLAGDCCMCCGSCCSRHARGRKQKKLSKSDIMLVQSTNVTSGVGPVGQVPVEESGVGSVGGGFGSHHHQNQNSYCYQVCLTPESAKTDLMFLKPCSPSRSNDTDHTNPCGALVTGYSDQQPDIISNGSILSSENKHQRAELSYLVDRPRRVNSSAFQEADIVSSKDSGHGDSEQGDSDHDATNRGHSAGADLFSNCTEECKALGHSDRCWMPSFVPSDGRQGPDYRSNLHVPGMDATLPDTEVILHLWQGWSKVTVTQQPSPSPSSATATVQLQHSREERV
- the LOC130920331 gene encoding protocadherin-10-like isoform X4, coding for MIRLLLLVSILEGALSQLRYSVAEEQEPGTVVGNIAEDLGLDITKLSARRFQTVPSSRTPYLEMNLENGALVVREKIDREEICKQTIPCLLHLEVFLENPLELFRVEIEVMDINDNPPSFPEADISVEISESAIPGTRFPVENAFDPDVGANALSTYAITNNNNFYLDVQTQSDGNKFAELVLEKPLDREQQAVHRYVLTAVDGGNPQRTGTALLVVKVLDSNDNAPTFDQSVYTVSLQENSPVGTQVIQLNATDVDEGQNGEIIYSFSNHNTPRIKDLFSIDARTGRIEVAGEVDYEESNTHQIYVQAKDLGANAVPAHCKVLVKLVDVNDNTPEIGFSTVTESVSEQDAPGTVIALFSVSDRDSGENGLMSCEILGDVPFKLKSSFKNYYTIVTDGPLDREITESYTITVVAKDKGQPALATSKSIKVHVSDENDNAPRFTQVVYEVYVTENNVPGAFIHAVSALDPDIGQNALITYSILECDIQSMSVDTYVSINQDTGYLYALRSFDYEQLKEFSFMVQAKDSGTPELFSNATVNVIIVDQNDNAPTVIAPIGKNGTAKEPLPRSAEPGYLVTRVVAMDADDGENARVTYSILRGNELGTFRMDWRTGELRTARRVSHKRDSQGHYDLLIEVRDNGQPPLSSSASVSVILVDSVVEGRSGDRGTASKAKETSLDLTLILIIALGSVSFVFLLAMIVLAVRCQKDKKLNLYTCLLAGDCCMCCGSCCSRHARGRKQKKLSKSDIMLVQSTNVTSGVGPVGQVPVEESGVGSVGGGFGSHHHQNQNSYCYQVCLTPESAKTDLMFLKPCSPSRSNDTDHTNPCGALVTGYSDQQPDIISNGSILSSENKHQRAELSYLVDRPRRVNSSAFQEADIVSSKDSGHGDSEQGDSDHDATNRGHSAGADLFSNCTEECKALGHSDRCWMPSFVPSDGRQGPDYRSNLHVPGMDATLPDTEPARGFASSFHVDLSETA
- the LOC130920331 gene encoding protocadherin-10-like isoform X1 codes for the protein MIRLLLLVSILEGALSQLRYSVAEEQEPGTVVGNIAEDLGLDITKLSARRFQTVPSSRTPYLEMNLENGALVVREKIDREEICKQTIPCLLHLEVFLENPLELFRVEIEVMDINDNPPSFPEADISVEISESAIPGTRFPVENAFDPDVGANALSTYAITNNNNFYLDVQTQSDGNKFAELVLEKPLDREQQAVHRYVLTAVDGGNPQRTGTALLVVKVLDSNDNAPTFDQSVYTVSLQENSPVGTQVIQLNATDVDEGQNGEIIYSFSNHNTPRIKDLFSIDARTGRIEVAGEVDYEESNTHQIYVQAKDLGANAVPAHCKVLVKLVDVNDNTPEIGFSTVTESVSEQDAPGTVIALFSVSDRDSGENGLMSCEILGDVPFKLKSSFKNYYTIVTDGPLDREITESYTITVVAKDKGQPALATSKSIKVHVSDENDNAPRFTQVVYEVYVTENNVPGAFIHAVSALDPDIGQNALITYSILECDIQSMSVDTYVSINQDTGYLYALRSFDYEQLKEFSFMVQAKDSGTPELFSNATVNVIIVDQNDNAPTVIAPIGKNGTAKEPLPRSAEPGYLVTRVVAMDADDGENARVTYSILRGNELGTFRMDWRTGELRTARRVSHKRDSQGHYDLLIEVRDNGQPPLSSSASVSVILVDSVVEGRSGDRGTASKAKETSLDLTLILIIALGSVSFVFLLAMIVLAVRCQKDKKLNLYTCLLAGDCCMCCGSCCSRHARGRKQKKLSKSDIMLVQSTNVTSGVGPVGQVPVEESGVGSVGGGFGSHHHQNQNSYCYQVCLTPESAKTDLMFLKPCSPSRSNDTDHTNPCGALVTGYSDQQPDIISNGSILSSENKHQRAELSYLVDRPRRVNSSAFQEADIVSSKDSGHGDSEQGDSDHDATNRGHSAGADLFSNCTEECKALGHSDRCWMPSFVPSDGRQGPDYRSNLHVPGMDATLPDTEVPSSVNLSDQVALTSSTTSSNDRSFFTFGKDGQRSQSHNSLHHHLHPQQQQYSSSTLERKEYDRGTLPYKSTFLCEYQYEKSLGPFDFGLVQYRY
- the LOC130920331 gene encoding protocadherin-10-like isoform X2 encodes the protein MIRLLLLVSILEGALSQLRYSVAEEQEPGTVVGNIAEDLGLDITKLSARRFQTVPSSRTPYLEMNLENGALVVREKIDREEICKQTIPCLLHLEVFLENPLELFRVEIEVMDINDNPPSFPEADISVEISESAIPGTRFPVENAFDPDVGANALSTYAITNNNNFYLDVQTQSDGNKFAELVLEKPLDREQQAVHRYVLTAVDGGNPQRTGTALLVVKVLDSNDNAPTFDQSVYTVSLQENSPVGTQVIQLNATDVDEGQNGEIIYSFSNHNTPRIKDLFSIDARTGRIEVAGEVDYEESNTHQIYVQAKDLGANAVPAHCKVLVKLVDVNDNTPEIGFSTVTESVSEQDAPGTVIALFSVSDRDSGENGLMSCEILGDVPFKLKSSFKNYYTIVTDGPLDREITESYTITVVAKDKGQPALATSKSIKVHVSDENDNAPRFTQVVYEVYVTENNVPGAFIHAVSALDPDIGQNALITYSILECDIQSMSVDTYVSINQDTGYLYALRSFDYEQLKEFSFMVQAKDSGTPELFSNATVNVIIVDQNDNAPTVIAPIGKNGTAKEPLPRSAEPGYLVTRVVAMDADDGENARVTYSILRGNELGTFRMDWRTGELRTARRVSHKRDSQGHYDLLIEVRDNGQPPLSSSASVSVILVDSVVEGRSGDRGTASKAKETSLDLTLILIIALGSVSFVFLLAMIVLAVRCQKDKKLNLYTCLLAGDCCMCCGSCCSRHARGRKQKKLSKSDIMLVQSTNVTSGVGPVGQVPVEESGVGSVGGGFGSHHHQNQNSYCYQVCLTPESAKTDLMFLKPCSPSRSNDTDHTNPCGALVTGYSDQQPDIISNGSILSSENKHQRAELSYLVDRPRRVNSSAFQEADIVSSKDSGHGDSEQGDSDHDATNRGHSAGADLFSNCTEECKALGHSDRCWMPSFVPSDGRQGPDYRSNLHVPGMDATLPDTEVPSSVNLSDQVALTSSTTSSNDRSFFTFGKDGQRSQSHNSLHHHLHPQQQQYSSSTLERKEYDRGTLPYKSTFLSRKRIC